The stretch of DNA TGGGGTCGATCTCCAGGTAGGTCGTGGGCTTGCGGACGGCGTTCTTGGTCAGGATCTCGACTCTGGCGATCTCGCGGCGCATGTTCAGCGTCAGCGCTCTGGCCTGCGCCTCGCGGTTCACGACCCGGCCCAGGGTCAGGGTCTTGGAAAAGACCTCGTCGTACTTCTCCATATCCAGCGCGAAGACCGGGATGCCCGCCTGGGTCAGCGGCCCTTCGAGCTTGCTGTACTGGCTCACGAGGACCAAGTCGGGCCTCAGCGCCACCATCGCTTCCACGTCGGGCGCAAAGAGGTCACCCACCTTCGGGAGCCGCGCGACCTGCTGGGGATAGTCGCTGTAGCGGTCCACGCCGACGAGCTTGCCGCAGGCCCCGACGGCACACAGCGTCTCCGAGTGGCCGGGCACCATGCTGATGATGCGCCCGGGTTCGGCCTTCAGGGTCACCTTGCGGCCCAGGTCGTCGGTGAGGGTCAGGGGATAGATCGTCGCCGCGGCGGTGGGCAGCAGCGCGAGCAGCGAGGCGGTGAAGGCGGTCTTGGGCAGGAGAGTCTTCATAGGGGATTCCTCCTCTCCTCCGCTGAAACTGGGGAAAACAAAACGCCGCCCCGGCAAAGGGGGGCGGAAAGTCCGGGTCGTCCAGGGCGGCGGCCCCCCGTGAGGGCAGGCGGCAGCGCCAGGGCGGTTCCTCCATTCCGCGAGAGGTCAGGCCGACTGGCCCTCCCCGGTCGGGAGGAGGCCAGGACGGGGCCGGTGTTCGGACTTCTTCCCCTCTGGGGAGGTTACCGTTGCGCGACAGTGCCGGACTTTCACCGGCTTTCCCTGCGCCCGTCGGGGCACACTATACGCCGCGTCCGGGCGCGGAGGCTGGGGCGCGGCAGACGGTTCCCAGCCCGATGCCCGATTTACGCCCCGGACTGGTCCCGGCGGTGCACCATCGGCGCCCCGGCCAACTCGCCCAGCCGCTCGCCGACCTCGGCGGTCAGGGCTTTCAGGCCCCCCGCAGGCGCGATGGGCGGGCCGAACTCCACGATCCAGCGCCGTCCCTCGCGCCGCAGGCCGACCGGGAGCACCGGGGCCTTGCCCTTGAGGGCCAGCAGCGCGACCCCGCCCTGCACCTCGCCGCCGCCGCGCGTGCCTTCCGGGAAGATGCCCAGCGTGCCGCCCCGCTGCAAGATGCGCAGGCTGGTCCGCACCGCGCCCAGGTCGTTTGCCCGGCGGTCCACCGGAAAAGAGCCGCCCGCGCGGATAATCGCCCCGATCACCGGCACGAACAGCTCCTTTTTCGCCATGAATTGCAGGTACCTTCCGGGCGGCAGGCTGCGCGCGATCAGGAAGGGGTCAAAGGCGCTGCGGTGGTTGGCCGCCACGATCAGCGGCGTGCCGGGCGGCGGCACATGCCCGCGCCCGCGCACCTCGATGCGGCCTCCGCGCAGCAGCACGGGCAGCGTGGTCAGGAACACGACGGCCCGGTAGACCCAGGGCGTGACGCGCGGCGCGCTGGCCGCTTCGGCCGGGGCAGAGGCAGGAGTGCGGGCGTCGCTCATGAGAAAGAGGATACGCCTCCGCCGCGCGTCGTGCGGACGTGGCCGCGCGCGCGCCGGAGGCGCGTCCCCCGGCCCTGGGAGGCGCGGAGGCGGGCGCCTTCAGCCGCCTTCCCTCCAGCTGGGGCGACCAGGCTTCAGCGCCGGGGCGGAACTCAGTACGGCTCGTCGTCCGCGTCCGGGCTGTCCGTGTCTGGGCCGTCCGGGTCCGGGCTGTCCGGGTCGGGGGCGCGCCCTTCCTGGTCGTCTGCCGCCAGCTCACCCTCGGTCCACTCGCCCGCCAGCACCTCGCGCACGGCCTCGATGCGTTCGCGGCAGGCGGCGTAGGCGGCGCGGGCTTCTTCGAGCAGCGGCAGCACGCGGTCGAGGTCGGCCTCGCCCGTTTCCAGCTCGGCGGCGATGCGCGCGAGCCGGGCGTAGGCCTCGCGGTAGGACAGGGGCGGGGAAGCGTCCGGCATCCTCCCGAGGATAGCGCCGTGAGGGGAGCCGTACCCTGAAGGCATGGTTCCCCTTCCAGACTTCAAGCACTTCGATTTCGCGGGGTTGGGCGCCGCCGACCGTTACAAGCTGGTGACGGCGGTGGTCGTGCCGCGTCCCATCGCCTGGGTGAGCACCCTGGGCCGGGGCGGGGAGGTGAACCTCGCGCCGTATTCCTTTTTCGGGCTGATGGGGTCGGACCCGGCGGTGGTGGCCTTTGCGCCCGGCGACCGCCCCGGCGGCACCCCCAAGGACACGGCGCTGAATATCGGCGCTGGCGGCGAATTCACCGTGAATCTGGTCAGCGCCGAGCTGGCGGAGGTGATGAACGCGACCGCCACCGACTTTCCCTACGGCCTGGGCGAGCCGGGGGAGGTCGGCGTGGCCCTGGCGCCCGGCGTGCGGGTGCAGGTTCCCCGGGTGGCCGCCAGCCCCGCCGCCCTGGAATGCCGCGAGGTCCAGACCGTGCAGATCGGGCGCACCCGCGTGGTGCTGGGCGAAGTCCTGGGCCTGCACCTGCGCGCCGACGCCCTGCTCGACGAGGCCAGAAAGTACGTGGACACCGCCGCCCTCGATCTGGTGGGACGGATGGGCGGCCGGGGAGGCTACACCCGCACGCGCGACACCTTTACCCTGGAGCGCTTCACCTACGCCCAGTGGCAGCGGGCGCGGGAGGACACGCCGCTGGGGTGAGCGCCCCGCCGCCGGGCAGTCAGGACGCCACCACCACCAGCGCGCGGCCGGCGCGCTTGGCCGTGTAAAGCGCCGCGTCGGCCCGCTCCAGCAGCTCGGGGTAGCGCTCGCCGGGCTGGCTCTGGGCCACGCCGCAGCTCACCGTGACCTGGCCCACCTCGCCGTGCGGCTGCGCCGCGACCGCCGCCTGAAGGTCCCTGGCGAGGCGCTCGGCGCCCGCGCGGCCCTGGCCCGGCACGATCACCAGAAATTCCTCGCCGCCCCAGCGGCCCAGCCGGTCGCCCTCCTCCAGCACCCCCCCGGCGGCCTGGGCGGCGGCGCGCAGCACCCGGTCGCCCGCCGCGTGCCCGAAGGTGTCGTTGACCCGCTTGAAATGGTCGAGGTCAAAAAGGATCACGCTCCAGAGGTCCCCGGTCTGCCCGGCCCGCGCCTGCTGGGCCTGCAACCACAAGTCGAGCTGCCGCCGGTTGGGCAGGCCCGTCAGGTCGTCCACCAGCGCGGCGCGGGCGGCGCGCTCGGCCTGCACCATGGCCTGGAGGTAACGGCGCAGCAACCCGCCCTGAAGCGTCAGAAAGGCGATAAAGGTCGCGTGGGTCAGGTACAGTTGCAGCAGATCGTTGCCCCACTGCGCGCGCAGCGCCGCCGGAGTCGCCGCAGACAGCCAGTACGCGCCGCCCAGCCCCAGCAGCGCCGCGAACCACCCCAGCGACACCCCCAGCGCCGTGCGTGGAGAAAAGACCAGCGCCGCGACGAAGTAGTTCAGGACCAGCCAGTAGGCGTACCCGCCCAACCCGGAGGCCGCCCGCTCGACCAGCAGCGTCTCGCCCAGGCTCAGCACGCCGCCGGTGCCCTCCAGCAGCAGTTCGGTGAGGCCCACCAGCCGCAGGGCGCCGGGCCGCCGCCACAGCCACACGAAGAGCGCCACGTTCTTGACCGCGATAAAGCCCAGCACGCCCTGGTCCCGCGCGGTGAACATCCACTCCGAGGACACGCCCAGCGTCAGCCCCGACGCGAGCATCACGCACGCCAGAATCACCAGCAGCGAGTGGCGCCGGAACTGGAATTCCGGAGTCGCTTGGGCTGCTGGGGAAACGCGCCACGCCATAAGGCGCCATGCTAAGCGCGGCGCTCTGACAGAACACCTGCATGAAGGTTGCCTCGGGAGCCGCTGGCGGCAGTCGGGGGGCGGGGGGGGGGCCGCGCCCCCTACCGCCGCAGCTTCCGCGCCGCCTCGTCGGGCGTGATCTCGCCGCGCTCCAGGCTGAGCAGCACCTCGGCCTGGGGATCGGCGGCCTCGGGTTCGTAGCCGATGGCGCGCAGCAGGGTGTCGAAGCGGGCGCGGACGGTCGGGTAGCTGACCCCCAGCACCCGCTCGACCTCCTTGAGGTTGCCGCGCACCCGGATGTAGAGGCGCAGAAAGTCGAGGTTCTCGGGCGAGAGGGTGGCGAACTCGTTGAGGTCAAACACGCCGCGCACGGTCACGCCGCTGGTCGGAAACCGCAGCTCGGTGACCAGCGGGGCTTCCGTCTCGTCGGGAAAGGGCAGGGGCAGGGGTCTGGGCATGGGGTCAGGGTACGCGGGGGGGCGGGAGGGCGGTGCGGGGTGCCGTCCGGCGTTCCGCGCCCCGCCCTGCCGCCAGCGCGCTCACTTCAGCGTGAGGCTCACGCTGTTGCCGTCGCTGTCCTCGGCCTGAATCAGGTCGCCGGGAGGCGGGTCGGCCTCGATCAGCAGCCTCAGCGCCTCGAGGCTCAGGCCCGCGCGT from Deinococcus budaensis encodes:
- a CDS encoding ABC transporter substrate-binding protein → MKTLLPKTAFTASLLALLPTAAATIYPLTLTDDLGRKVTLKAEPGRIISMVPGHSETLCAVGACGKLVGVDRYSDYPQQVARLPKVGDLFAPDVEAMVALRPDLVLVSQYSKLEGPLTQAGIPVFALDMEKYDEVFSKTLTLGRVVNREAQARALTLNMRREIARVEILTKNAVRKPTTYLEIDPTPYSVGPNSFMGVLLGKAGARNIVPAALGDFPKVDPELIVKANPQLMLGLDRRAAAARPGWAGLQAVRTGRVLDIPKDLNTILSRPGPRMPQALRGLARLVHPELFK
- a CDS encoding lysophospholipid acyltransferase family protein, with the translated sequence MSDARTPASAPAEAASAPRVTPWVYRAVVFLTTLPVLLRGGRIEVRGRGHVPPPGTPLIVAANHRSAFDPFLIARSLPPGRYLQFMAKKELFVPVIGAIIRAGGSFPVDRRANDLGAVRTSLRILQRGGTLGIFPEGTRGGGEVQGGVALLALKGKAPVLPVGLRREGRRWIVEFGPPIAPAGGLKALTAEVGERLGELAGAPMVHRRDQSGA
- the xseB gene encoding exodeoxyribonuclease VII small subunit yields the protein MPDASPPLSYREAYARLARIAAELETGEADLDRVLPLLEEARAAYAACRERIEAVREVLAGEWTEGELAADDQEGRAPDPDSPDPDGPDTDSPDADDEPY
- a CDS encoding flavin reductase family protein, which translates into the protein MVPLPDFKHFDFAGLGAADRYKLVTAVVVPRPIAWVSTLGRGGEVNLAPYSFFGLMGSDPAVVAFAPGDRPGGTPKDTALNIGAGGEFTVNLVSAELAEVMNATATDFPYGLGEPGEVGVALAPGVRVQVPRVAASPAALECREVQTVQIGRTRVVLGEVLGLHLRADALLDEARKYVDTAALDLVGRMGGRGGYTRTRDTFTLERFTYAQWQRAREDTPLG
- a CDS encoding GGDEF domain-containing protein produces the protein MAWRVSPAAQATPEFQFRRHSLLVILACVMLASGLTLGVSSEWMFTARDQGVLGFIAVKNVALFVWLWRRPGALRLVGLTELLLEGTGGVLSLGETLLVERAASGLGGYAYWLVLNYFVAALVFSPRTALGVSLGWFAALLGLGGAYWLSAATPAALRAQWGNDLLQLYLTHATFIAFLTLQGGLLRRYLQAMVQAERAARAALVDDLTGLPNRRQLDLWLQAQQARAGQTGDLWSVILFDLDHFKRVNDTFGHAAGDRVLRAAAQAAGGVLEEGDRLGRWGGEEFLVIVPGQGRAGAERLARDLQAAVAAQPHGEVGQVTVSCGVAQSQPGERYPELLERADAALYTAKRAGRALVVVAS
- a CDS encoding DUF2089 domain-containing protein encodes the protein MPRPLPLPFPDETEAPLVTELRFPTSGVTVRGVFDLNEFATLSPENLDFLRLYIRVRGNLKEVERVLGVSYPTVRARFDTLLRAIGYEPEAADPQAEVLLSLERGEITPDEAARKLRR